One Carassius auratus strain Wakin chromosome 4, ASM336829v1, whole genome shotgun sequence DNA segment encodes these proteins:
- the kitlgb gene encoding kit ligand b gives MFHMREVKIGESICVLVLLFSGLVTCSGVIGSPLTDDVATLETLSDNIPNDYRIPISFITKDVGGACWLYVNLNHVESSLKTLARKFGNLSTNKANITIFVTMLEGFRFTLDNEELEVTMQTFECHYRRGKWLTRRYFNHVKEVLTAAGSTLGKFHDCTPPPCKTPPAPPFTPGQSRQQNGMNGATHVLLALLIIPSTAVLVLTVRMVFRRSDCCVQRMHEVSLNEPHDGAEESRTEPHSGGLPNSSSSSQQDRAWVDSLGCADTEV, from the exons ATGTTCCACATGAGGGAGGTTAAG ATCGGAGAAAGCATTTGTGTATTAGTGTTGCTTTTTTCTGGGCTTGTGACCTGCTCAGGTGTTATTGGAAGCCCTTTAACAGATGATGTTGCCACGCTGGAAACACTG AGTGACAATATTCCCAATGACTACAGAATACCTATCAGCTTCATCACCAAGGATGTG GGTGGAGCTTGCTGGCTATATGTGAACCTGAATCACGTTGAAAGCAGTTTAAAAACATTGGCCCGAAAGTTTGGCAACCTGTCCACCAATAAAGCGAACATCACTATTTTTGTAACAATGCTGGAGGGTTTTCGTTTCACTCTGGACAATGAGGAGCTG GAGGTGACAATGCAAACATTCGAGTGCCACTACAGAAGGGGAAAGTGGCTGACTAGACGTTACTTTAACCATGTTAAAGAGGTTCTTACAGCGGCTGGATCAACGCTTGGCAAATTTCATGACTGCACACCTCCTCCTTGCAAAACCCCACCAGCTCCTCCTTTCACACCAG GTCAAAGCAGACAGCAAAACGGTATGAACGGAGCGACTCATGTGCTCTTGGCGCTGCTCATCATCCCTAGCACGGCAGTTCTGGTCCTCACTGTCAGGATG GTATTTAGAAGAAGCGACTGCTGTGTGCAAAGAATGCATGAAGTCAGCTTGAATGAGCCCCACGACGGAGCTGAAGAAAGCAGAACCGAGCCCCACAGCGGAGGGCTCCCTAATTCCAGCTCTAGCAGCCAACAGGACAG GGCGTGGGTGGATTCTTTAGGGTGTGCAGACACAGaggtttaa
- the LOC113059141 gene encoding CD82 antigen translates to MKADDKLLILKFFLMLVNSFFVILGISIFACSAWILFDKDSFVSVLSSGQEVKVVAGGLFFIGLVVVGVSLLGCAGAYFESRCFIIFYLCFLIVIILGQLFITFVLLIRRNTIEQFLRDNVDEIIMEYGGNETHTSWKLLDSVQTSAQCCGLLTSNEWRNNTVIESLGETDIYPCSCFNGTCPVILPGTHSFGKGSDIYETGCEKVLVDWLEMNIILIFGMDVGLLLIQILQFIFGIQTYKCIGRKTRELHPSNLLNAMEENPAAQPEIQQHSMENQLFDTQTYDPQMHNGYYHHGGYVDENYDQYKNPESYELDNSQMYSGHHNLQYQQSYNGSYGQGYMQHQSYHQSYHPDDY, encoded by the exons ATGAAAGCAGACGACAAACTTCTGATCTTGAAATTCTTCCTAATGCTTGTCAATTCCTTCTTTGTG ATTCTTGGCATCAGCATTTTTGCGTGTTCTGCTTGGATTCTATTTGATAAGGACAGCTTTGTAAGTGTTCTCAGCTCTG GACAGGAAGTGAAGGTGGTGGCTGGGGGGCTGTTTTTCATTGGTCTTGTTGTGGTTGGTGTGTCCTTGCTGGGTTGTGCTGGTGCCTATTTTGAGAGCAGATGCTTCATCATATTT TATCTGTGCTTCTTGATCGTCATCATACTGGGTCAGCTTTTCATCACCTTCGTGCTATTGATACGAAGAAACACG ATTGAGCAGTTTTTGAGGGATAATGTGGACGAGATCATTATGGAGTATGGAGGAAATGAAACCCATACATCTTGGAAACTTCTAGACAGTGTGCAGACTTCT GCACAATGCTGTGGTTTGCTAACCTCAAATGAATGGAGGAACAACACAGTTATTGAGTCGCTGGGGGAGACTGACATCTACCCTTGCTCTTGTTTTAATGGTACCTGCCCTGTAATTCTGCCTGGAACACACAGCTTTGGAAAAGGATCAGACATCTATGAAACG GGTTGTGAGAAGGTTCTAGTGGACTGGCTAGAGATGAATATAATCTTAATATTTGGAATGGACGTTGGGCTTCTTTTGATTCAG AttctgcagtttatctttggcaTCCAAACCTACAAATGCATCGGCCGTAAGACGAGGGAACTGCATCCCAGTAATCTACTGAACGCCATGGAGGAGAATCCTGCAGCGCAGCCTGAAATCCAGCAGCACAGTATGGAAAATCAGCTGTTTGATACTCAAACCTACGACCCTCAAATGCACAATGGCTACTATCATCATGGTGGATATGTTGATGAGAATTATGACCAGTATAAAAATCCTGAATCTTACGAACTTGATAACAGTCAAATGTACAGTGGCCATCATAATCTGCAATACCAGCAGAGCTACAATGGCAGTTATGGTCAGGGATACATGCAGCACCAGAGCTACCATCAGAGCTACCATCCTGATGATTACTGA
- the lsm8 gene encoding U6 snRNA-associated Sm-like protein LSm8 encodes MSTALESYINRTVAIVTSDGRMIVGTLKGFDQTINLILDESHERVFSSSQGVEQVVLGLYIVRGDNVAVIGEIDEETDSALDLGNIRAEPLNSVAH; translated from the exons ATGTCTACCGCTCTTGAGAGCTACATTAACC GGACTGTTGCTATTGTGACTTCAGATGGCAGAATGATTGTG GGGACGCTAAAGGGCTTTGATCAGACGATCAATCTCATCCTGGATGAAAGCCACGAGCGGGTGTTCAGCTCTTCCCAGGGCGTAGAGCAGGTGGTTCTGGGACTGTATATTGTCAGAGGCGATAATGT gGCTGTAATCGGTGAAATTGATGAAGAAACAGATTCCGCACTGGATCTTGGAAACATAAGAGCAGAACCGCTCAATTCTGTGGCACACTGA
- the tymp gene encoding thymidine phosphorylase, with translation MSSKDNTISFPELIKLKRDCGQLNRAEISTFVQGVTSGAIQKSQIGAMLMAIWQKGMTDEETLAMTREMMNSGETFKWPKEWLVVDKHSTGGVGDKVSLPLAPALAACGCKVPMISGRGLAHTGGTLDKLESIPGFRVNQSVERVKQILEDVGCCIVGQTESLVPADRVLYTIRDATSTVDSLPLIISSIISKKGAEGLSALVLDVKFGRAALYKDLNSARRLAQSLVTAGNKLGVKTGALLSRMDVPIGQSVGNAVEVCEALECLKGRGSDDLKELVTNLGGYLLWMCGHSGTLDSGKTEIAVKLENGEALKKFEAMLVAQGVSADVAHSLCSNETDYFEHMKRAAHQTELKVLDDGAVLDIDGLALAEVLHKLGAGRTKSGEEIDHSVGAEILVEMGQHVQKGQSWIRIHHNSPNLNPHFSGLQKALVIGSHDMYEKVSRVAEFIHPDNPMS, from the exons ATGTCATCTAAAGACAACACTATTAGTTTCCCTGAGCTTATAAAGCTGAAACGAGACTGTGGCCAACTCAACAGAGCAGAAATAAGCACTTTTGTACAAGGAGTCACATCAGGAGCCATCCAGAAGAGTCAAATAG GTGCTATGCTAATGGCCATATGGCAGAAGGGCATGACTGATGAAGAAACCCTGGCAATGACAAGAGAGATGATGAACTCTGGAGAGACGTTTAAATGGCCGAAGGAATGGCTTGTGGTAGACAAACACTCAACCGGTGGAGTCGGAGACAAAGTCAGCCTTCCACTTGCTCCTGCTCTGGCTGCATGTGGCTGTAAG gtgcCCATGATAAGTGGAAGAGGACTGGCACATACAGGTGGCACCCTGGACAAGCTGGAGTCTATACCTGGGTTTAGAGTCAACCAGTCAGTTGAACGG GTGAAGCAGATCCTAGAGGATGTGGGCTGTTGCATTGTGGGACAGACAGAGAGTCTAGTTCCAGCAGATCGTGTTCTCTACACCATCAGAGACGCCACATCAACTGTTGACAGTCTTCCTCTTATCATCA GCTCCATCATCTCTAAGAAAGGAGCTGAAGGTCTGAGTGCTCTTGTGTTAGACGTGAAGTTCGGCAGAGCTGCTCTGTATAAAGATTTAAATAGCGCTCGGCGGCTTGCTCAGTCACTG GTCACTGCAGGCAACAAGCTGGGTGTGAAGACCGGGGCATTGCTCAGCCGGATGGACGTTCCCATTGGTCAGAGTGTGGGAAATGCGGTCGAGGTGTGTGAAGCACTTGAGTGTCTTAAAGGACGAGGGTCAGATGATCTCAAAGAACTGGTCACAAATTTAG GTGGGTATCTATTGTGGATGTGTGGCCACTCCGGTACTCTAGATAGTGGGAAAACTGAAATCGCTGTGAAACTGGAGAATGGAGAAGCCCTGAAAAAGTTTGAGGCAATGCTGGTGGCTCAGGGTGTGTCTGCAGATGTTGCACATTCCCTGTGCTCAAACGAGACGGACTACTTTGAGCACATGAAGCGTGCAGCGCATCAGACAGAGCTCAAGGTGCTAGATGATG gagcCGTTTTGGACATTGACGGTTTGGCCCTGGCTGAAGTGCTGCATAAACTAGGCGCAGGCCGTACTAAATCGGGAGAGGAAATCGATCATAGTGTGGGAGCAGAGATCTTGGTTGAGATGGGACAGCATGTACAGAAAG GTCAATCATGGATCAGGATTCATCACAATTCCCCTAATCTGAATCCACACTTTTCCGGCCTGCAGAAAGCTTTGGTCATTGGCAGCCATGACATGTACGAGAAAGTATCACGTGTGGCAGAATTCATCCACCCAGATAACCCCATGTCATAA